The Mycolicibacterium monacense genome contains the following window.
CCTCACGCTCGGTCAGGTAAAACCACCCGTCGCCGTAAGCCACCGGACCGAGGCCGCGTAGCGCCGCCCAACCCGCTCCGCGGTCCTGCGCCATCGGCAGGTCGCCGTACTGGACGTGGGGCAGCCCGAGGCCGTCGTGGGTCGGGGTCACCGGCGTACCAGTCCACGCGGTCGGATCAAACCCAGGTCGAGGTGGTTCAACCAGCCGGGTTCGGCGTCGCAGACGTCGGGAATCGCATTGACCGCACCCATCGCGGTCCACGTGTAGCCCGGGTGGACCATCGTGCCGTCGGGCTGTCGGACACCCTTGAGGGTCAATTCGGTCGGAGGGTCTCCTTCGATGACGATCTGGTAGCGGGTCTCACCCAGGTCCCACGCCGGATCCAGCCGGTCGGGACCCGCGGTCACATAGCTCGCCTGGAAGACGATGAGCGGGCGGCCGTCCACCCATGCCGTCCACTCGTGCCGTTGTGCGGCAACGGTTCCCCGGGGAAGTGTGCCGCCGGCGTGGGGGATGTCGGCGGCCGCGGTCGCTACCTGCGGGTCGGCGGCCGTCACCTTCTCGATGGTCACACCGAGGCCGTCGGCGATCATGTACATGGACTGGGCGAAGAACGGCATTCCGAGGCCGAGGATCGTCGGCTCGGAGAGGAAGGCATCCTTGTCCTTGCCGAATCCCATCCAGTCGATGTGGTCGGCGGGTGCGTCGTTCACGACGTCGACGACCTCGTGCACGCGGATGGTGTCGATCCTGCTCATCACGCGGGCCAGCGTGAGCGGAAGGATGTCGCCGGCGTAGCCCGGGTGGATACCGC
Protein-coding sequences here:
- a CDS encoding NAD(P)H-dependent amine dehydrogenase family protein; its protein translation is MTVSPRSERCSPPERTYRVIQWMTGDVGRAALRHFADNATYELIGVLVHNEDKVGKDAGEIAGIPPIGLAATDDVDAIVELDADCVFYTPVIMDVDTVCRLLRAGKNVVTTSGFFHPSPDFRAPADEIRTACVDGGTSFHGGGIHPGYAGDILPLTLARVMSRIDTIRVHEVVDVVNDAPADHIDWMGFGKDKDAFLSEPTILGLGMPFFAQSMYMIADGLGVTIEKVTAADPQVATAAADIPHAGGTLPRGTVAAQRHEWTAWVDGRPLIVFQASYVTAGPDRLDPAWDLGETRYQIVIEGDPPTELTLKGVRQPDGTMVHPGYTWTAMGAVNAIPDVCDAEPGWLNHLDLGLIRPRGLVRR